A genomic region of Arachis hypogaea cultivar Tifrunner chromosome 5, arahy.Tifrunner.gnm2.J5K5, whole genome shotgun sequence contains the following coding sequences:
- the LOC112800798 gene encoding uncharacterized protein, with product MKLKVLLLICDSFESSPRFGFRYFELDSTHHSQFQNMGASESTLQAPGDKITTVTERSAASDPILDKLKSLKLTSPILTSPPSEGTLTEILVRRPSSSVPAIVNPKVILELFSIYREWQEEKAEKISKRQEEIENKIEVADALAIKLLQRYNYSMSTMRTTSQHLSGVHSLQVEIGELKGRLTEVINNCDALCKRIAAEGPESLQSSVKPFAFSTVDKDKNLASPSSLPTVSETNSPSTDA from the exons ATGAAATTGAAGGTTTTACTGCTTATCTGCGACAGCTTTGAGAGCTCACCACGTTTCGGATTTCGATATTTTGAGCTCGATTCAACACACCATTCCCAATTTCAAAACATGGGTGCTTCAGAGTCTACTCTACAA GCACCGGGTGACAAAATCACCACCGTAACTGAGCGATCCGCAGCCTCTGACCCCATCTTGGACAAGCTCAAATCCCTCAAACTG ACATCGCCCATTCTAACGTCTCCCCCATCAGAGGGTACCTTGACTGAGATCTTGGTGAGAAGGCCTTCCTCCTCAGTTCCAG CTATAGTGAATCCAAAGGTTATACTGGAGCTCTTCTCAATCTATCGTGAGTGGCAAGAGGAAAAGGCTGAAAAAATCAGCAAAAGACAG GAGGAGatagaaaacaaaatagaagtcGCAGATGCTCTGGCAATCAAACTTCTTCAGAGATATAACTACTCCATGTCCACAATGAGGACTACTTCACAGCATCTATCGGGAG TTCATTCACTTCAGGTGGAAATTGGTGAGCTCAAAGGAAGGTTGACTGAAGTTATCAATAACTGCGACGCATTGTGCAAGAGGATTGCAGCAGAGGGCCCAGAATCTCTCCAATCTTCTGTCAAGCCCTTCGCATTTTCTACAGTTGACAAAGATAAAAACTTAGC